The Oryza glaberrima chromosome 9, OglaRS2, whole genome shotgun sequence genome includes a window with the following:
- the LOC127784368 gene encoding protein HIRA isoform X1 has translation MITEKPSWIRHEGLQIFSIDIQPGGIRFATGGGDQKIRIWSMKSVAKDNDSDDSSQRLLATIRDHFGTVNCVRWAHHGRYLASGSDDQVIQIHERKAGTGTSEFGSGEPPDVENWKVVMTLRGHTADVVDLNWSPDDSTLASGSLDNTVHIWSMANGICTAVLRGHSSLVKGVTWDPIGSFIASQSDDKTVIIWRTSDWSLAHRTEGHWSKSLGSTFFRRLAWSPCGHFITTTHGFQKPRHSAPVLERGEWSATFDFLGHNAPVVVVKFNHSMFRKHLSSGQDAKAAPAGWANGASKASSKEHQPYNVIAIGSQDRTITVWTTASARPLFVAKHFFTQSVVDLSWSPDGYSLFACSLDGSVATFHFEAKELGYRLSDAELDELKKNRYGDVRGRQSNIAESPAQLLLEEASAKQSASKKVSSVQQFQSPPKVSTDAPNPSTSVPNQKAPEALPEDEKKTAGSTADDINKAPRLSSPVKQREYRRPDGRKRIIPEAVGFPSNQDMSNRSQNQGVDFSSLDQRMILGENGTRPSYSASGNCNNCGVRERSGITARTNISESLVIQKASAGAGSDGRLSIEQSGSVVPGSLASCSSLSIHVFNKKDNEDSLPVRLEAKPVERSAGDMIGLGGAFSTKETEITCTRGTETLWSDRISAKVTVLAGNANFWAVGCEDGCLQVYTKCGRRAMPAMMMGSAAVFIDCDECWKLLLVTRRGLMYIWDLYTRTCVLHDSLASLVTSPDEAAGKDTGKYFICSVNLNFCASKLMLAKMACSCKLILLCYMTGTVKVISAKFSRCGSPLVVLASRHAFLYDTGLKCWLRIADDCFPASNFASSFSSTQGGELGKLQIDIGKFMARKPIWSRVTDDGVQTRSHLETQLAASLALKSPQEYRQCLLSYIRFLAREADESRLREVCESFLGPPMGMVDAASSADLKNPSWDPDVLGMKKHKLLREDILPSMATNRKVQRLLNEFMDLLSEYEAAETNVEQMDVTPTPPPAAAAAATEGNNNGAS, from the exons ATGATTACGGAGAAGCCGAGCTGGATTCGCCACGAGGGCCTGCAGATCTTCTCTATCGACATCCAGCCGGGCGGCATCCGcttcgccaccggcggcggcgaccagaaG ATTCGCATATGGAGCATGAAATCAGTGGCCAAAGACAATGACAGTGATGATTCCAGCCAAAGGTTGCTGGCTACAATTCGAGACCATTTTGGAACAGTAAACTGTGTGAGATGGGCCCATCATGGCCGCTATCTTGCTTCAGGATCGGACGATCAAGTTATCCAAATTCATGAAAGAAAAGCTGGCACTGGAACATCTGAATTTGGAAGTGGAGAACCTCCAGATGTAGAAAACTGGAAGGTTGTTATGACCTTAAGAGGGCATACTGCCGATGTG GTTGACCTTAATTGGTCCCCTGATGACTCGACATTGGCTAGCGGCAGTTTGGATAATACTGTTCACATATGGAGCATGGCCAATGGCATATGCACTGCTGTCTTGCGAGGGCATTCCAGTTTAGTTAAAGGTGTTACATGGGATCCTATCGGTTCTTTCATCGCAAGCCAATCAGATGACAAGACTGTTATCATATGGCGTACGAGTGACTGGAGTCTTGCTCACAGGACAGAAGGCCATTGGTCAAAATCG CTTGGTTCGACATTTTTTAGGCGACTTGCTTGGTCTCCCTGTGGCCACTTCATAACCACAACTCATGGTTTTCAGAAACCTAGGCACTCAGCCCCTGTGCTTGAACGGGGTGAATGGTCAGCAACCTTTGATTTTCTGGGGCATAACGCACCTGTTGTAGTGGTTAAGTTTAACCACTCAATGTTCCGTAAGCATTTATCTTCTGGCCAAGACGCAAAGGCTGCACCAGCTGGATGGGCCAATGGAGCATCAAAAGCATCATCTAAAGAACATCAACCATATAATGTTATTGCTATTGGGAGTCAGGACCGAACTATTACTGTCTGGACGACAGCGAGTGCCCGGCCATTGTTTGTTGCCAAGCATTTCTTCACTCAAAGTGTGGTTGATTTATCTTG GAGTCCTGATGGCTATTCACTTTTTGCCTGCTCTTTGGATGGTTCAGTTGCTACCTTTCACTTTGAAGCAAAGGAGCTTGGATACAGGTTAAGTGATGCTGAACTGGATGAATTGAAGAAGAATAGATATGGCGATGTTAGAGGGAGGCAATCAAATATAGCTGAAAGCCCTGCTCAGTTACTGCTAGAAGAAGCATCGGCCAAACAATCTGCAAGCAAAAAGGTTTCCAGTGTCCAGCAATTTCAATCACCCCCCAAAGTTTCTACAGATGCACCTAACCCGTCTACAAGCGTTCCAAATCAGAAAGCTCCTGAAGCTTTACCTGAAGATGAGAAGAAAACTGCAGGTTCCACTGCTGATGACATAAATAAAGCACCTCGTTTATCTAGTCCAGTGAAACAAAGAGAATACCGGCGTCCTGATGGCCGGAAAAGGATTATTCCAGAGGCAGTTGGATTTCCTTCCAACCAGGATATGTCCAACCGTTCTCAGAATCAAGGTGTGGATTTTTCATCCCTGGATCAGCGAATGATCCTTGGAGAGAATGGAACAAGACCATCTTATAGTGCTAGCGGTAACTGTAATAATTGTGGAGTTAGGGAACGCTCTGGCATTACTGCAAGAACTAACATTAGTGAGAGTCTTGTAATCCAAAAAGCTTCAGCTGGTGCTGGCAGTGATGGAAGGTTGAGCATAGAACAGTCTGGATCTGTAGTTCCAGGCTCATTGGCCTCTTGCTCTTCACTTTCTATCCATGTATTCAATAAGAAAGACAATGAGGATTCTTTACCGGTCCGCCTTGAAGCAAAGCCTGTAGAACGTTCTGCAGGAGACATGATTGGGCTTGGTGGTGCTTTTTCAACAAAAGAAACTGAGATTACATGTACAAGAGGAACAGAAACTCTTTGGTCAGATCGCATCTCTGCCAAGGTGACTGTCTTGGCTGGTAATGCGAATTTCTGGGCAGTTGGCTGTGAAGATGGTTGCCTGCAG GTTTACACAAAATGTGGAAGGCGAGCAATGCCAGCAATGATGATGGGATCAGCAGCTGTTTTTATAGACTGTGATGAGTGTTGGAAATTGCTTCTTGTAACAAGGAGGGGTTTGATGTACATATGGGACCTCTATACCAGGACTTGCGTTTTGCATGATTCTTTGGCTTCTTTGGTAACATCTCCAGATGAGGCAGCTGGAAAAGATACCGGTAAATATTTCATATGTAGTGTTAATCTGAACTTTTGTGCATCTAAATTGATGTTGGCCAAAATGGCTTGTTCTTGCAAGTTGATCTTGCTTTGTTATATGACAGGTACAGTAAAGGTTATATCTGCTAAATTTTCAAGATGTGGCTCGCCCTTAGTTGTGCTTGCCAGTCGCCATGCTTTTCTTTATGACACCGGCCTGAAATGCTGGCTAAGGATAGCTGATGATTGCTTTCCAGCATCAAATTTTGCTAGCTCATTTAGTTCTACTCAAGGTGGAGAGCTAGGCAAGTTGCAGATCGATATAGGAAAATTCATGGCTAGAAAGCCTATTTGGAGCAG GGTTACCGATGATGGGGTGCAGACACGCTCCCATTTAGAGACCCAGCTGGCAGCTTCATTGGCTTTGAAGTCTCCACAGGAATATCGCCAATGCCTCTTATCCTACATAAGATTTCTGGCAAG AGAGGCAGATGAATCTCGTCTACGTGAAGTTTGTGAGAGCTTTCTTGGTCCTCCGATGGGCATGGTTGACGCTGCATCATCTGCTGATTTGAAAAATCCATCATGGGATCCTGATGTTCTT GGAATGAAGAAACACAAACTCCTAAGGGAAGATATACTACCTTCCATGGCTACGAACCGCAAGGTCCAACGGCTGTTAAACGAATTCATGGACCTCCTTTCGGAGTACGAGGCTGCTGAGACAAACGTCGAGCAAATGGACGTGacaccaacaccaccaccagcagcagcagcagcagcaacagaagGCAACAATAATGGTGCCTCATAG
- the LOC127784368 gene encoding protein HIRA isoform X2: MITEKPSWIRHEGLQIFSIDIQPGGIRFATGGGDQKIRIWSMKSVAKDNDSDDSSQRLLATIRDHFGTVNCVRWAHHGRYLASGSDDQVIQIHERKAGTGTSEFGSGEPPDVENWKVVMTLRGHTADVVDLNWSPDDSTLASGSLDNTVHIWSMANGICTAVLRGHSSLVKGVTWDPIGSFIASQSDDKTVIIWRTSDWSLAHRTEGHWSKSLGSTFFRRLAWSPCGHFITTTHGFQKPRHSAPVLERGEWSATFDFLGHNAPVVVVKFNHSMFRKHLSSGQDAKAAPAGWANGASKASSKEHQPYNVIAIGSQDRTITVWTTASARPLFVAKHFFTQSVVDLSWSPDGYSLFACSLDGSVATFHFEAKELGYRLSDAELDELKKNRYGDVRGRQSNIAESPAQLLLEEASAKQSASKKVSSVQQFQSPPKVSTDAPNPSTSVPNQKAPEALPEDEKKTAGSTADDINKAPRLSSPVKQREYRRPDGRKRIIPEAVGFPSNQDMSNRSQNQGVDFSSLDQRMILGENGTRPSYSASGNCNNCGVRERSGITARTNISESLVIQKASAGAGSDGRLSIEQSGSVVPGSLASCSSLSIHVFNKKDNEDSLPVRLEAKPVERSAGDMIGLGGAFSTKETEITCTRGTETLWSDRISAKVTVLAGNANFWAVGCEDGCLQVYTKCGRRAMPAMMMGSAAVFIDCDECWKLLLVTRRGLMYIWDLYTRTCVLHDSLASLVTSPDEAAGKDTGTVKVISAKFSRCGSPLVVLASRHAFLYDTGLKCWLRIADDCFPASNFASSFSSTQGGELGKLQIDIGKFMARKPIWSRVTDDGVQTRSHLETQLAASLALKSPQEYRQCLLSYIRFLAREADESRLREVCESFLGPPMGMVDAASSADLKNPSWDPDVLGMKKHKLLREDILPSMATNRKVQRLLNEFMDLLSEYEAAETNVEQMDVTPTPPPAAAAAATEGNNNGAS, translated from the exons ATGATTACGGAGAAGCCGAGCTGGATTCGCCACGAGGGCCTGCAGATCTTCTCTATCGACATCCAGCCGGGCGGCATCCGcttcgccaccggcggcggcgaccagaaG ATTCGCATATGGAGCATGAAATCAGTGGCCAAAGACAATGACAGTGATGATTCCAGCCAAAGGTTGCTGGCTACAATTCGAGACCATTTTGGAACAGTAAACTGTGTGAGATGGGCCCATCATGGCCGCTATCTTGCTTCAGGATCGGACGATCAAGTTATCCAAATTCATGAAAGAAAAGCTGGCACTGGAACATCTGAATTTGGAAGTGGAGAACCTCCAGATGTAGAAAACTGGAAGGTTGTTATGACCTTAAGAGGGCATACTGCCGATGTG GTTGACCTTAATTGGTCCCCTGATGACTCGACATTGGCTAGCGGCAGTTTGGATAATACTGTTCACATATGGAGCATGGCCAATGGCATATGCACTGCTGTCTTGCGAGGGCATTCCAGTTTAGTTAAAGGTGTTACATGGGATCCTATCGGTTCTTTCATCGCAAGCCAATCAGATGACAAGACTGTTATCATATGGCGTACGAGTGACTGGAGTCTTGCTCACAGGACAGAAGGCCATTGGTCAAAATCG CTTGGTTCGACATTTTTTAGGCGACTTGCTTGGTCTCCCTGTGGCCACTTCATAACCACAACTCATGGTTTTCAGAAACCTAGGCACTCAGCCCCTGTGCTTGAACGGGGTGAATGGTCAGCAACCTTTGATTTTCTGGGGCATAACGCACCTGTTGTAGTGGTTAAGTTTAACCACTCAATGTTCCGTAAGCATTTATCTTCTGGCCAAGACGCAAAGGCTGCACCAGCTGGATGGGCCAATGGAGCATCAAAAGCATCATCTAAAGAACATCAACCATATAATGTTATTGCTATTGGGAGTCAGGACCGAACTATTACTGTCTGGACGACAGCGAGTGCCCGGCCATTGTTTGTTGCCAAGCATTTCTTCACTCAAAGTGTGGTTGATTTATCTTG GAGTCCTGATGGCTATTCACTTTTTGCCTGCTCTTTGGATGGTTCAGTTGCTACCTTTCACTTTGAAGCAAAGGAGCTTGGATACAGGTTAAGTGATGCTGAACTGGATGAATTGAAGAAGAATAGATATGGCGATGTTAGAGGGAGGCAATCAAATATAGCTGAAAGCCCTGCTCAGTTACTGCTAGAAGAAGCATCGGCCAAACAATCTGCAAGCAAAAAGGTTTCCAGTGTCCAGCAATTTCAATCACCCCCCAAAGTTTCTACAGATGCACCTAACCCGTCTACAAGCGTTCCAAATCAGAAAGCTCCTGAAGCTTTACCTGAAGATGAGAAGAAAACTGCAGGTTCCACTGCTGATGACATAAATAAAGCACCTCGTTTATCTAGTCCAGTGAAACAAAGAGAATACCGGCGTCCTGATGGCCGGAAAAGGATTATTCCAGAGGCAGTTGGATTTCCTTCCAACCAGGATATGTCCAACCGTTCTCAGAATCAAGGTGTGGATTTTTCATCCCTGGATCAGCGAATGATCCTTGGAGAGAATGGAACAAGACCATCTTATAGTGCTAGCGGTAACTGTAATAATTGTGGAGTTAGGGAACGCTCTGGCATTACTGCAAGAACTAACATTAGTGAGAGTCTTGTAATCCAAAAAGCTTCAGCTGGTGCTGGCAGTGATGGAAGGTTGAGCATAGAACAGTCTGGATCTGTAGTTCCAGGCTCATTGGCCTCTTGCTCTTCACTTTCTATCCATGTATTCAATAAGAAAGACAATGAGGATTCTTTACCGGTCCGCCTTGAAGCAAAGCCTGTAGAACGTTCTGCAGGAGACATGATTGGGCTTGGTGGTGCTTTTTCAACAAAAGAAACTGAGATTACATGTACAAGAGGAACAGAAACTCTTTGGTCAGATCGCATCTCTGCCAAGGTGACTGTCTTGGCTGGTAATGCGAATTTCTGGGCAGTTGGCTGTGAAGATGGTTGCCTGCAG GTTTACACAAAATGTGGAAGGCGAGCAATGCCAGCAATGATGATGGGATCAGCAGCTGTTTTTATAGACTGTGATGAGTGTTGGAAATTGCTTCTTGTAACAAGGAGGGGTTTGATGTACATATGGGACCTCTATACCAGGACTTGCGTTTTGCATGATTCTTTGGCTTCTTTGGTAACATCTCCAGATGAGGCAGCTGGAAAAGATACCG GTACAGTAAAGGTTATATCTGCTAAATTTTCAAGATGTGGCTCGCCCTTAGTTGTGCTTGCCAGTCGCCATGCTTTTCTTTATGACACCGGCCTGAAATGCTGGCTAAGGATAGCTGATGATTGCTTTCCAGCATCAAATTTTGCTAGCTCATTTAGTTCTACTCAAGGTGGAGAGCTAGGCAAGTTGCAGATCGATATAGGAAAATTCATGGCTAGAAAGCCTATTTGGAGCAG GGTTACCGATGATGGGGTGCAGACACGCTCCCATTTAGAGACCCAGCTGGCAGCTTCATTGGCTTTGAAGTCTCCACAGGAATATCGCCAATGCCTCTTATCCTACATAAGATTTCTGGCAAG AGAGGCAGATGAATCTCGTCTACGTGAAGTTTGTGAGAGCTTTCTTGGTCCTCCGATGGGCATGGTTGACGCTGCATCATCTGCTGATTTGAAAAATCCATCATGGGATCCTGATGTTCTT GGAATGAAGAAACACAAACTCCTAAGGGAAGATATACTACCTTCCATGGCTACGAACCGCAAGGTCCAACGGCTGTTAAACGAATTCATGGACCTCCTTTCGGAGTACGAGGCTGCTGAGACAAACGTCGAGCAAATGGACGTGacaccaacaccaccaccagcagcagcagcagcagcaacagaagGCAACAATAATGGTGCCTCATAG